One genomic region from Sphingobacterium sp. UGAL515B_05 encodes:
- a CDS encoding prolyl oligopeptidase family serine peptidase, whose translation MRKVFLYMFFFFMLLMRVNAQEIQAIKGETAYPFLLKDAAPDSLESEKQPVFVFLHGRSLSGTNLDRVKRYGVLYAINKGQEVPGIIVAPQSRGGWDPDKVIEIIDYVIEHYNADPDRIYVCGMSMGGYGTMDVAGKYPERVAAAVAICGGGSSQYASNLTQVPIWLHHGTADRAVPISESRKIMNAIKREDPDANVSLNVIKGGTHGSVERLFHDDAIYNWMLKFKKKHKS comes from the coding sequence ATGCGAAAAGTTTTTCTATATATGTTTTTTTTCTTTATGCTATTGATGCGTGTAAATGCGCAGGAGATACAAGCGATTAAAGGAGAAACTGCTTATCCTTTTTTATTGAAAGATGCCGCACCGGATTCGTTGGAATCTGAAAAACAGCCTGTATTTGTGTTTCTGCATGGAAGAAGTTTGTCGGGGACAAACTTAGATCGTGTAAAGCGTTACGGTGTTTTGTATGCAATTAACAAAGGTCAGGAGGTGCCTGGGATAATTGTTGCGCCACAGTCCCGGGGAGGATGGGATCCGGACAAAGTAATCGAAATTATTGACTATGTTATTGAACATTACAATGCTGACCCCGACCGTATTTACGTTTGCGGCATGAGTATGGGGGGCTATGGCACCATGGATGTGGCTGGTAAATATCCCGAAAGGGTGGCTGCTGCAGTAGCAATATGTGGCGGTGGGTCAAGTCAGTATGCCTCCAACCTGACGCAGGTGCCGATATGGCTTCATCATGGTACCGCTGATCGTGCAGTGCCAATTTCGGAGTCCAGAAAAATTATGAATGCGATCAAAAGAGAAGATCCGGATGCAAATGTGAGCTTAAATGTGATAAAAGGGGGGACCCATGGAAGTGTGGAGCGATTGTTCCATGATGATGCAATTTACAATTGGATGTTGAAGTTTAAGAAAAAGCATAAATCTTAG
- a CDS encoding TlpA family protein disulfide reductase, protein MNKKIILGVTAVLTASILYSCNNNNKPKTDHTSNTTQEASAESHDHAGHDHAGHDHAGHDHSQAAPTQSSDPAAILPNFTFYQLRSGIRVTQENVAKDKNTVFILFDPGCSHCQHEATELEKNIDRLKDVNIYYISMNDPALVLGFFDTFAPKLSKASNVEVLIDKDQTFIQTIHVPSQFPANYVYGADGKLKAHWEGEKNINDAISQFHK, encoded by the coding sequence ATGAATAAAAAAATAATCTTAGGAGTTACAGCGGTATTGACAGCCAGCATCCTTTACTCATGTAACAATAACAACAAACCGAAAACAGATCATACTTCAAATACGACCCAGGAAGCCAGCGCTGAAAGCCATGATCATGCAGGTCACGATCATGCAGGTCACGATCATGCAGGCCACGACCATAGTCAAGCTGCACCAACGCAATCTTCCGACCCTGCAGCCATTCTCCCTAATTTCACATTTTATCAGCTTCGTTCGGGCATCAGAGTTACGCAGGAAAACGTTGCCAAAGACAAGAATACCGTTTTTATTCTATTTGATCCAGGATGTAGTCATTGTCAACATGAAGCTACGGAGCTAGAAAAGAATATTGATCGTCTAAAAGACGTCAATATCTATTATATTTCAATGAATGACCCGGCATTAGTATTAGGTTTTTTTGACACATTCGCTCCTAAACTATCCAAAGCATCTAACGTAGAGGTATTGATTGATAAAGACCAAACGTTTATACAAACAATCCATGTGCCTTCACAATTTCCGGCAAATTATGTGTATGGTGCGGATGGAAAGCTAAAAGCACATTGGGAAGGTGAAAAAAATATTAACGATGCAATAAGCCAATTTCATAAATAA
- a CDS encoding L,D-transpeptidase, whose amino-acid sequence MNRRLTCLILSILFLLPGCQQDKKNTGKTNQQTEQQKPTPPKEQVEQKKIFTAKDIILKKELLYNKYTLEDSYPYKDTTRSFQWEKIKERLAFIENFQQTPSLYGVLQNYQNEKGEAPTIQDYKRDSYKRVSDSFNVERYQAAPLYDLTSTKAVRYGRDGWLVRIQGPDSIARIPIEGISFEGKYTVPKRYLRIISDTVQFKIINIVDVRNQNICTLEKVGNEWLIRSMNPVTSGRHKPPHAQETPTGLFVVQEHKSKMFYYEDGTKTYAGFAPYATRFTAGAYIHGVPVNNPNGSIIEYSESLGTTPKSHMCVRNASSHAQFVYKRSKDLASLVVVID is encoded by the coding sequence ATGAATCGAAGATTAACCTGTTTAATACTAAGCATATTGTTTCTATTGCCGGGATGCCAGCAGGACAAGAAAAACACAGGAAAAACCAATCAGCAAACTGAGCAGCAAAAACCTACTCCACCTAAAGAGCAGGTTGAGCAGAAAAAAATATTTACCGCTAAGGATATTATCTTAAAAAAAGAGCTGCTTTACAACAAATACACCCTGGAAGACAGCTATCCTTACAAAGACACCACACGCAGTTTTCAATGGGAAAAGATCAAAGAACGCCTGGCCTTTATCGAAAATTTTCAACAGACGCCATCGCTATATGGGGTTCTACAGAATTATCAAAATGAAAAAGGCGAAGCCCCAACAATACAGGACTATAAACGGGACTCTTATAAACGCGTATCCGACAGTTTCAACGTCGAACGCTATCAAGCGGCACCACTCTACGATCTTACCAGCACTAAAGCTGTTCGTTACGGTCGGGACGGCTGGCTCGTCCGCATACAAGGCCCCGACAGCATCGCTCGAATCCCGATTGAAGGTATTTCATTCGAAGGAAAATATACGGTTCCCAAAAGATATCTCCGTATTATTAGCGACACCGTGCAGTTCAAGATCATCAATATCGTCGATGTGAGAAACCAAAATATCTGCACCTTGGAAAAAGTCGGAAACGAATGGCTTATCCGAAGCATGAATCCTGTGACGAGTGGTCGGCACAAACCTCCCCATGCCCAGGAAACTCCAACAGGCCTTTTTGTTGTCCAGGAACACAAATCCAAGATGTTTTATTATGAAGACGGCACCAAAACTTACGCCGGATTCGCGCCTTATGCCACCCGATTTACCGCCGGAGCCTATATACATGGAGTTCCAGTCAACAATCCCAATGGCAGCATTATCGAATATAGTGAGAGCCTAGGCACAACACCCAAGTCACATATGTGCGTCAGAAATGCGTCATCTCACGCTCAATTTGTCTATAAACGGTCAAAAGACCTCGCTTCGCTGGTCGTTGTTATTGATTAA
- a CDS encoding SMC family ATPase produces the protein MIPLKLILEGIYSYQDRQTIDFTVLSEAGLFGIFGAVGSGKSSILEAITYALFGETERLNARDKRAYNMMNLKSNRSYIELDFVNFEDRTFKVTREFKRNSKNFDDVKSPTVVLYEKINEAWVPLESSNTQQIIGLSYENFKRTIIIPQGQFKEFIELGAKERTDMMKEIFQLHRFDLQDKVSNLYKRNQSELDHLNGQLLGFEEITAELIKTTSENLHTEIHSFAAIESSHKLQHEKFLSLQKLKADFLELNKMNSQYKQLLAQEPQKEALRLQLNRFEEAQSTFMLSLKSKEKLDLENESTQRKLENEKVKKREIQQLVQEHQARLNVLKPEYQLLPQRHIQELDLELIRQLIVFSNEIKGLQDRAQKGRNFVENAKEEQIHYKAKIHETEREIAGLKRSKPSAQELMELGQWYTKQQGIQQQEQDLNKQSLELEDNASQIRQQLHNFHSDLEEFHSGHSIALQEMEQKLHTLQDEKSHLLLQQRLTQYAENLREGSPCPLCGALEHPMVNHGQDISLEILAHEKLIKETNELLKQKQDQKFQVEKLVLRLQSLTDQQHELNTKIQLNKSNKMAHLTEFIWPGYSSTDESIYVSKKNELSQIEAQILILEQQLTNDQVTLASVEEKLDKYHKALSQFERDEVSKQAQINQNIGNLKQLSWFDYQSKEPETVEQEYNTIKISNIRIERDYLAINEKLNELNNQFAAQNSLVDTIIERLETIKHENLDVETTLQRLVVTSSFSSIEEIKQILSQNLPVQQIRLELEQFQIQFESVKVQIAQLENKLVDQVYDESIFNEQAKALEESARELKKSTENVAKLRQELDQLMVSYTKKEALLQQHVKLNLRNDNLKQLVNLFKGAGFVQYISSIYLRQLCDHANIRFHRMTRNQLSLQINENNEFEIIDYLNEGKSRSVKTLSGGQAFQVSLSLALALAESVQSNTKAAKNFFFIDEGFGTQDITSVNIVFETLLDLHKENRIVGIISHVEELKERIPVSLSIEKDEEHGSQIFIN, from the coding sequence ATGATTCCATTAAAGCTAATATTAGAAGGTATCTATTCCTATCAGGATCGTCAAACTATTGATTTTACCGTGCTTTCTGAAGCGGGGCTTTTTGGTATTTTTGGTGCCGTTGGCTCGGGTAAATCGTCCATATTGGAAGCCATTACGTACGCCCTATTTGGAGAAACAGAACGTCTAAATGCGCGTGACAAACGGGCATACAACATGATGAATCTCAAGTCAAACCGATCGTATATTGAACTTGATTTCGTCAACTTTGAAGACCGTACATTCAAAGTCACCCGTGAATTTAAACGTAACTCCAAAAACTTCGATGATGTCAAATCGCCTACCGTCGTACTCTACGAGAAAATAAATGAAGCATGGGTTCCATTAGAGAGCAGTAATACACAGCAGATAATAGGGTTAAGCTATGAGAACTTCAAGAGAACGATCATCATTCCACAAGGACAGTTCAAGGAGTTTATAGAACTTGGTGCCAAGGAACGCACGGATATGATGAAGGAGATCTTTCAGTTACATCGATTTGACCTACAGGACAAAGTTTCCAATCTATATAAGAGAAATCAGTCGGAATTGGATCACTTAAATGGCCAATTACTAGGATTTGAGGAGATCACTGCAGAACTTATCAAAACAACCAGCGAAAATCTACATACAGAAATTCACTCTTTCGCCGCGATAGAATCGTCACATAAGCTGCAGCATGAGAAATTCTTGAGCCTTCAAAAACTCAAGGCAGATTTTCTTGAATTAAACAAAATGAATTCGCAGTACAAGCAATTACTTGCACAGGAACCGCAAAAAGAGGCTTTAAGGCTACAGTTAAACCGATTCGAAGAAGCCCAATCAACATTTATGCTGAGCCTCAAGTCCAAAGAAAAATTAGATTTGGAGAATGAATCAACACAAAGGAAATTAGAAAACGAAAAAGTAAAGAAGCGCGAAATTCAACAACTCGTACAGGAGCATCAAGCTCGTCTAAATGTACTTAAACCTGAATATCAACTACTACCGCAACGTCATATTCAGGAGTTGGATCTTGAACTGATACGGCAATTGATCGTTTTTTCCAATGAAATTAAAGGCCTACAAGACCGTGCCCAGAAAGGACGTAATTTTGTTGAGAACGCAAAAGAGGAACAAATACACTATAAAGCAAAAATCCATGAAACTGAGCGTGAAATTGCAGGTTTAAAGCGATCTAAACCTTCGGCTCAAGAATTAATGGAATTAGGTCAATGGTATACCAAACAACAGGGGATACAACAACAAGAGCAAGACCTTAATAAACAGTCGCTTGAATTAGAAGACAATGCGAGCCAAATCAGACAACAATTACACAACTTCCATAGTGACCTGGAAGAGTTTCACTCAGGTCATTCTATTGCACTACAGGAAATGGAGCAAAAGCTCCACACGTTACAGGATGAAAAGTCCCATCTGCTCTTGCAGCAACGATTAACTCAATATGCGGAAAATCTGAGAGAAGGATCACCGTGCCCCCTATGTGGCGCATTGGAACACCCGATGGTCAACCATGGGCAAGATATTTCACTAGAGATCCTTGCGCATGAAAAACTGATCAAAGAGACAAATGAACTCCTTAAACAAAAGCAGGATCAGAAATTTCAAGTGGAGAAACTCGTCCTTCGTTTGCAATCATTGACAGATCAGCAGCATGAGTTGAACACAAAAATTCAGTTGAACAAGTCCAACAAAATGGCACATTTAACTGAATTTATATGGCCAGGTTACAGCAGCACAGATGAGTCTATCTATGTCTCCAAAAAAAACGAGCTTTCCCAAATTGAAGCCCAAATCCTGATCCTAGAACAACAGCTTACAAACGATCAGGTAACATTAGCATCGGTCGAGGAAAAACTGGATAAGTACCATAAAGCCCTGAGCCAATTTGAACGCGACGAGGTAAGTAAGCAAGCGCAGATCAATCAAAATATTGGAAACTTAAAACAGCTGAGCTGGTTCGATTACCAATCGAAAGAACCCGAAACTGTCGAACAGGAATATAACACCATAAAGATTTCAAATATAAGAATAGAGAGAGACTATCTTGCGATAAACGAGAAACTAAACGAGTTAAACAATCAATTCGCAGCACAAAATAGCCTTGTTGACACGATCATTGAGCGACTTGAAACAATCAAACATGAAAATCTAGACGTTGAAACAACGCTACAGAGACTTGTCGTAACTTCATCTTTTAGCAGTATAGAAGAGATTAAACAGATACTATCCCAAAACTTACCTGTGCAGCAGATCCGGCTCGAACTTGAACAATTTCAAATTCAGTTTGAATCTGTCAAGGTGCAGATTGCCCAACTGGAAAATAAGCTTGTTGATCAAGTGTATGATGAATCGATTTTTAACGAACAGGCAAAGGCTTTGGAAGAAAGTGCCCGAGAATTGAAAAAAAGTACTGAAAATGTTGCCAAGCTTAGACAAGAACTTGATCAATTGATGGTATCATATACTAAAAAAGAGGCCCTTCTGCAACAACATGTGAAGTTAAATTTGCGCAATGACAATTTAAAACAGCTCGTCAATCTATTTAAAGGTGCGGGGTTTGTGCAATACATTTCTTCAATTTATCTCCGCCAATTATGCGATCATGCCAATATACGTTTTCATCGCATGACTCGGAATCAACTTAGCTTGCAGATAAATGAAAACAATGAATTTGAGATTATAGATTATTTAAATGAAGGGAAAAGCCGAAGTGTAAAAACCCTATCGGGAGGACAGGCTTTTCAAGTGTCCTTAAGCTTAGCCTTGGCACTCGCAGAAAGTGTACAATCAAATACAAAAGCAGCTAAAAACTTTTTCTTCATTGATGAAGGTTTTGGAACCCAAGACATCACTTCCGTGAATATCGTTTTTGAAACACTATTGGATCTGCATAAAGAAAACCGGATCGTAGGCATTATTTCTCATGTTGAAGAGCTCAAAGAACGTATTCCTGTATCTCTTTCAATTGAAAAAGACGAGGAGCATGGTAGTCAAATATTTATTAATTAA
- a CDS encoding NUDIX hydrolase, translated as MDKIVICSAVMLAPEGDLLMVRKKGSSYFQLPGGKVGLEESREQTLIRELKEELRYDVSSMEISFIGSHSTQAVNEVNTVVVGYIYLIKLAERHAFEPYEELEEVLWISRADWQSYQWAHLASEFVLPKWLSGDFDR; from the coding sequence ATGGACAAAATTGTTATTTGCTCGGCGGTGATGCTTGCTCCGGAAGGAGATTTGCTAATGGTTCGTAAAAAAGGGTCTAGCTATTTTCAGCTACCTGGAGGGAAGGTGGGGCTGGAAGAAAGCCGTGAGCAGACCTTAATTCGTGAACTGAAAGAGGAGCTTCGGTATGATGTGAGCAGCATGGAAATAAGCTTTATCGGTAGTCACAGTACACAGGCTGTAAATGAGGTAAATACGGTGGTCGTGGGCTATATCTATTTAATTAAACTGGCAGAGCGTCATGCATTTGAGCCTTATGAAGAACTGGAAGAAGTGCTGTGGATCAGTAGAGCTGATTGGCAAAGTTACCAATGGGCACATCTGGCATCCGAGTTTGTTCTACCAAAATGGCTTTCGGGTGATTTTGATCGTTAA
- a CDS encoding exonuclease SbcCD subunit D yields MKILHTADWHLGKRLDSFSRIDEQVLVMDEIVDIADRENVDLVIIAGDLFDAFNPGVEAIELFYRTIKRLTKNGIRPVIAIAGNHDSPHLIDAPDPLARASGIILIGHPNALVTPFATEGFSVLRADNGFIELNLPQYDYPIRILHTAYANEIRLKQYLGEEKESKLNEVLAANWEKLADRYCDENGVNILTAHLYMNKFGSPLLEEPDGEKPVRIGNADLIYSQAIPAQVQYTALGHLHAYKNIGSSEKPAIYASSPLCYSFSEAGQTKYVALVDVSAGNQAVVDRIPLTQGKPLLRKTFDDIERCISWLSENPNALVELTLKSDTFLKAEDRKRIYQAHTGIIYLIPVIKQSNGESLDTKEINLTQDMSALFQDYFKSKNANQAPNDDIITLFREILNS; encoded by the coding sequence ATGAAAATATTGCATACCGCCGATTGGCATTTAGGAAAACGATTGGACAGTTTCTCCCGGATAGATGAACAAGTACTGGTCATGGATGAAATCGTTGATATCGCAGACCGGGAAAACGTGGATCTCGTAATCATCGCAGGAGATCTGTTCGATGCCTTCAATCCCGGTGTGGAAGCCATCGAGCTATTCTACCGAACAATCAAGCGTCTTACCAAGAATGGCATACGCCCAGTAATAGCAATCGCGGGCAATCATGATTCACCACATTTGATTGATGCTCCTGACCCATTGGCAAGGGCATCTGGCATTATCTTAATCGGTCATCCCAATGCTCTTGTGACTCCCTTTGCTACGGAGGGATTCTCTGTTTTACGGGCAGACAACGGCTTTATCGAACTAAACTTGCCTCAATATGATTACCCGATTCGTATTCTTCACACCGCGTACGCAAATGAGATCCGTCTAAAACAATATTTAGGCGAAGAAAAAGAAAGTAAGTTAAATGAGGTTTTAGCCGCAAATTGGGAAAAGCTTGCCGACAGATACTGCGATGAAAATGGCGTTAATATATTAACCGCGCATCTTTACATGAATAAATTCGGCAGTCCGCTTTTAGAAGAACCGGATGGCGAAAAGCCGGTCAGAATCGGAAATGCAGACTTGATCTATTCGCAGGCTATTCCGGCTCAGGTACAATATACAGCCTTAGGGCATCTCCATGCCTATAAAAACATCGGTTCTTCTGAAAAACCAGCTATTTATGCTTCATCTCCCCTATGCTACAGCTTTTCGGAAGCCGGACAGACCAAATACGTAGCACTAGTCGACGTGTCTGCAGGTAATCAAGCCGTTGTGGATAGAATCCCTTTAACGCAAGGTAAACCATTGCTCAGAAAAACTTTCGACGATATTGAACGCTGCATTTCCTGGTTGTCAGAAAATCCCAATGCCTTGGTAGAGCTTACATTGAAATCAGACACATTCCTAAAAGCCGAAGATCGCAAGCGGATCTACCAAGCCCATACAGGAATTATCTACCTAATTCCTGTAATTAAACAAAGCAATGGCGAATCTCTTGACACCAAAGAAATCAATCTCACACAAGACATGTCTGCATTATTTCAAGATTATTTCAAATCCAAAAACGCCAATCAAGCACCCAACGACGATATCATTACTCTTTTTCGCGAAATACTAAATTCTTAA
- a CDS encoding AI-2E family transporter, which translates to MKYKQINNNSINQIMLILIIVAICILIFTSLFYYLPGFLGAITLYILFRKINHKLTEEKKWNKSLASILLILLTIIFLVGPLYLLINYMVPQVTEVVSNKDELMQKFDSVKTYLKDSPYLSNIDLSDTALMQALQRAAKFIPNILNSVAEVGVNVLVALFVLYFMLVSSKKLEETIYQAIPFTKASKAELWKEFDMMVKSNAIGIPILAMCQGIVAGLGYWFFGLESPIFLGILTAVSTIIPILGTMVVYLPAALFLLANGQSGNAIGLALYGIIIIGSIDNVLRFTILKKLGDVHPLITVFGVLLGLNLFGMLGLIFGPLILSCVGVLLKVYSIEFGRSTPEIIQSTSLIDPESSRDKLDIID; encoded by the coding sequence ATGAAATATAAACAAATCAACAATAATTCCATTAATCAAATTATGCTTATCCTCATTATTGTAGCGATATGCATATTGATCTTTACAAGCCTATTTTATTATTTACCTGGTTTTTTGGGGGCGATAACACTTTACATTCTCTTTAGAAAGATCAATCATAAACTTACCGAAGAAAAAAAATGGAATAAATCATTAGCCAGTATCTTGTTGATCTTACTGACAATTATTTTTTTAGTTGGCCCACTCTATCTTTTAATCAACTATATGGTACCTCAGGTAACGGAAGTTGTTAGTAACAAAGATGAACTAATGCAGAAGTTTGACTCTGTTAAGACCTATTTAAAAGATAGTCCGTACTTAAGTAATATAGACCTTTCAGATACAGCATTAATGCAAGCCCTCCAGCGAGCAGCTAAATTTATTCCCAATATTCTGAATTCCGTTGCGGAGGTAGGTGTCAATGTACTCGTTGCATTATTTGTCCTCTATTTTATGCTCGTAAGCAGCAAAAAACTAGAAGAAACGATCTATCAAGCGATTCCTTTCACCAAAGCAAGTAAAGCGGAGTTATGGAAAGAATTTGACATGATGGTCAAATCCAATGCAATTGGTATTCCCATTTTGGCCATGTGTCAGGGTATCGTTGCGGGCCTCGGCTATTGGTTTTTTGGGTTAGAAAGTCCTATTTTCCTTGGTATCCTCACGGCAGTTTCCACAATAATACCTATTTTGGGAACGATGGTAGTCTATTTACCTGCGGCTCTCTTTCTTCTTGCAAATGGTCAGTCCGGAAACGCCATAGGTCTTGCTTTATACGGGATCATTATTATTGGAAGTATAGATAATGTGCTTCGTTTTACCATATTGAAAAAATTGGGGGATGTCCACCCCTTAATCACCGTATTTGGCGTTTTACTGGGACTAAATCTGTTTGGTATGTTGGGACTGATATTTGGACCTCTAATTCTATCTTGCGTTGGCGTTCTACTTAAAGTTTATAGCATCGAATTCGGAAGAAGCACACCGGAAATCATCCAATCGACCTCATTAATAGACCCGGAATCATCTCGTGATAAACTAGATATCATTGATTAA
- a CDS encoding murein L,D-transpeptidase catalytic domain family protein — MGNTFMFLLMALNTALSSQEELKTTDQQTTSTHRINVERQRTEVDSLYDEMNLGKVLKYEAFRQAMEGRKELPIHNKDIMTVIDFSLASTEKRLVVLDLAHKKVLFNTLVAHGKNSGENYAVNFSNQQESLKSSLGFFTTENTYNGENGYSLVLNGLEEGINDNAKARYVVMHGADYCSTGTIASLGRLGKSYGCPAVPREFAGPIINTIKDGTLLFIYADNSEYLAKTHLIHQPNILMAQFQKRPTAFDHEG, encoded by the coding sequence ATGGGAAATACGTTTATGTTTCTTTTGATGGCACTTAATACAGCATTGTCCTCACAAGAAGAATTAAAAACAACAGATCAACAAACCACCAGCACTCATCGTATCAATGTCGAACGTCAACGCACCGAAGTTGACTCGTTGTATGATGAAATGAATCTAGGCAAAGTATTAAAATACGAAGCATTTCGCCAAGCAATGGAAGGCAGAAAAGAACTTCCGATCCATAACAAGGACATCATGACGGTCATTGACTTTTCATTGGCATCAACGGAAAAAAGGCTTGTTGTACTCGACCTTGCGCACAAAAAAGTACTTTTCAACACACTGGTTGCGCATGGAAAAAATAGCGGAGAAAACTATGCCGTCAATTTTTCAAATCAACAGGAGTCACTTAAAAGTTCTTTAGGGTTCTTCACAACAGAAAACACGTACAACGGCGAGAATGGCTACTCCTTGGTATTAAATGGTCTTGAAGAAGGTATAAATGACAATGCAAAAGCAAGATACGTTGTGATGCATGGCGCCGATTACTGTAGCACAGGAACAATAGCAAGTTTAGGCAGACTCGGTAAAAGCTACGGCTGCCCCGCAGTACCAAGGGAGTTTGCAGGCCCGATTATTAACACCATCAAAGATGGAACCTTGTTGTTTATTTATGCCGACAACTCCGAATATCTCGCAAAGACACACTTGATTCATCAACCTAATATATTGATGGCGCAATTTCAAAAAAGACCGACTGCATTTGATCACGAAGGCTAA
- the gap gene encoding type I glyceraldehyde-3-phosphate dehydrogenase — MLNIAINGFGRIGRNTLRNIFLRGAFDELNVIAINDLTDTKTLAHLFKYDSVHGPFPGTVTHDDKHIIVNDLSILVTNEKDPAALPWRALQIDVVIESTGYFTSRDKASLHLEAGAKKVIISAPAQDKDIPTVVLGINDCVIDLSASILSNASCTTNNVAPLVKILDENWGIKDGYITTVHSMTGDQNLHDAPHKDLRRARAASSAIIPTTTGAAKAITNVFPHLQHKLGGAGIRVPVLNGSLTDFTCTLEKETTVEEINKAFKAAAENDLKNVLFYTEDPIVSVDIINNPYSCVFDAQLTSVVGGLVKVVGWYDNEFGYSNRLVDLLIKIDKLV; from the coding sequence ATGCTAAACATAGCAATCAATGGATTCGGACGTATCGGTAGAAATACACTACGTAATATCTTTTTAAGAGGGGCTTTCGATGAATTGAATGTCATCGCTATCAATGATCTGACAGACACCAAGACGTTGGCCCATCTATTTAAATATGATTCTGTACATGGTCCTTTTCCTGGTACTGTGACCCACGATGACAAACATATTATTGTCAATGATCTTTCCATCTTGGTCACCAATGAAAAAGATCCTGCGGCATTGCCTTGGAGGGCGCTTCAAATTGATGTCGTCATAGAATCTACGGGTTACTTTACCAGTCGTGACAAAGCGTCGCTGCACTTGGAAGCTGGTGCAAAAAAAGTGATTATTTCCGCACCGGCACAAGATAAAGACATTCCAACAGTGGTATTGGGCATTAATGATTGTGTCATTGATCTATCTGCTTCGATTTTATCCAATGCCTCCTGTACAACAAACAATGTTGCTCCCCTAGTTAAAATATTGGATGAAAATTGGGGCATCAAAGATGGCTATATTACCACGGTTCACTCCATGACTGGAGACCAGAATCTTCACGACGCACCACATAAAGATTTAAGGAGAGCGCGAGCAGCATCGTCGGCGATCATTCCAACAACCACTGGTGCTGCTAAGGCGATAACCAATGTCTTTCCACATTTGCAGCATAAATTAGGGGGCGCAGGCATACGTGTACCTGTACTCAATGGCTCATTGACGGACTTTACCTGTACACTTGAGAAAGAAACCACGGTAGAAGAAATTAATAAAGCGTTCAAAGCTGCAGCAGAAAACGACTTAAAAAATGTATTATTTTATACAGAAGACCCCATAGTTTCGGTAGATATCATCAATAACCCCTATTCATGTGTATTTGATGCCCAGTTAACCTCGGTAGTGGGTGGTCTAGTCAAGGTTGTGGGCTGGTATGACAATGAATTTGGTTATTCTAATCGTTTGGTTGACCTCCTGATCAAGATCGACAAGCTTGTATAA